A single region of the Acidobacteriota bacterium genome encodes:
- a CDS encoding LLM class flavin-dependent oxidoreductase, producing MKNKIKFGYLVPTRDAVMRAPDGRADIRRMIDLAVKSERMGYDSLWLGDSLLARPRFEALTTLAAISSLTTKIEMGTAVYITPLRHPVPLAHTVGNLDLLTGGRFIFGIGLGPESPPVIAEYVSSGVDFHKRGQLQDEAIQIMKGLWTGRPTSFDGRNYKIENVMLHPLPGRAGGPPILMAAAAEPALKRLARLADGWLPIVPTPQEYAKDWAKISSYCAELGRDPAKLQVIHYLTLNVNPDESESAREMEEFLLAYYGPLHHHIKKTQAICAGTPERVADFIREFIQAGAPHFVVRLATAHQEQQMERFLSSVVPLLR from the coding sequence ATGAAAAACAAAATTAAATTTGGGTATCTTGTTCCCACGCGCGATGCCGTGATGCGCGCGCCGGACGGTCGCGCCGACATCCGCCGCATGATTGATCTGGCGGTGAAATCGGAGCGCATGGGCTATGATTCGCTGTGGCTGGGCGACAGTCTGCTGGCGCGCCCTCGATTTGAAGCGCTCACCACGCTGGCGGCCATCTCCTCGCTAACCACAAAGATCGAGATGGGCACGGCGGTCTACATCACTCCGCTGCGGCATCCGGTTCCCTTGGCGCATACGGTGGGCAATCTTGATCTGCTCACTGGCGGACGATTCATCTTTGGTATCGGCCTCGGTCCGGAGAGCCCTCCCGTGATAGCTGAGTATGTCTCCTCCGGCGTGGACTTCCACAAGCGCGGGCAATTGCAGGACGAAGCGATCCAGATCATGAAGGGCTTGTGGACCGGACGGCCAACATCTTTCGACGGACGTAACTACAAGATTGAAAATGTAATGCTGCATCCACTGCCCGGACGTGCTGGCGGCCCGCCGATTCTGATGGCCGCCGCAGCAGAACCGGCGCTGAAGCGGCTGGCGCGGCTGGCCGATGGCTGGCTGCCGATCGTTCCAACTCCGCAAGAATACGCCAAGGACTGGGCGAAGATTTCGAGCTACTGCGCCGAGTTGGGCCGCGACCCGGCGAAGTTGCAAGTCATCCACTATCTGACCCTGAACGTGAATCCAGATGAATCTGAGTCGGCGCGCGAGATGGAAGAATTCTTGCTCGCCTACTACGGCCCGCTCCATCATCACATCAAGAAGACGCAAGCCATCTGCGCGGGCACGCCGGAGCGTGTGGCGGATTTCATTCGCGAATTCATTCAAGCGGGCGCGCCGCACTTTGTTGTCCGCTTGGCCACGGCTCATCAGGAGCAGCAGATGGAACGCTTCCTCTCCTCCGTCGTTCCGCTGCTTAGGTAA
- a CDS encoding APC family permease, producing the protein MRFWTLVATTFFLVSGGTYGTEEIVQSPGYALGLVILLITPLIWSLPTALMVGELSSALPHEGGFYAWVRRALGPFWGFQEAWLSLAASIFDMAIYPTLFVEYLSRLVPWFGEGYHGIFAGLAVIAVCTIWNLAGIHVVGWTSHWLFILLSGPFILIVILAPLHWGELAGVTSASNPSEISLLAGILICLWNYMGWDNASTIAREVEQPQRVYPKAMLATVALVTVSYVLPVLALWTTGLPAANMETGAWAEVAGLLGGDWLRGFLVIGGMLSAFGMFNSLVMSYSRLPYAMALDGMAPRVFARVNAKTRIPWVSVVVLAIAWSLCLGLGFERLITLDILLYGASLVLEFVALAVLRVREPNLTRPFRVPGGLVGAVAIGILPTALLTFSVIQSEREEVLGMNGLLFGVLIMLSGVLVYSIARFCRRRSEPAPELGVD; encoded by the coding sequence CTGCGCTTCTGGACGCTGGTGGCGACTACGTTTTTTCTGGTTTCAGGCGGAACCTATGGCACCGAGGAAATTGTGCAGTCGCCCGGTTATGCCCTGGGGCTCGTGATCCTCCTCATCACACCTTTGATCTGGAGCCTGCCTACAGCGCTGATGGTGGGTGAACTGTCCAGTGCGCTGCCGCATGAGGGTGGATTCTATGCCTGGGTGCGGCGCGCGCTGGGGCCGTTCTGGGGATTTCAGGAAGCTTGGTTGTCGCTCGCCGCCAGCATCTTTGACATGGCGATTTATCCCACGCTGTTCGTCGAATATCTCTCCCGCCTCGTTCCGTGGTTTGGTGAAGGATACCACGGCATCTTCGCCGGTTTGGCCGTCATCGCCGTCTGCACGATTTGGAATTTGGCAGGCATCCACGTTGTGGGTTGGACATCGCACTGGCTCTTCATCCTGCTTTCGGGGCCGTTCATCTTGATCGTCATTCTCGCGCCGCTGCATTGGGGAGAGTTGGCCGGAGTAACCAGTGCTTCCAACCCATCCGAGATCAGCCTGCTGGCGGGCATCCTAATCTGCCTGTGGAACTACATGGGCTGGGACAACGCCTCCACCATTGCGCGCGAGGTGGAGCAACCTCAGCGTGTCTATCCAAAAGCCATGCTGGCCACGGTGGCTCTGGTAACTGTAAGTTACGTCCTGCCGGTGCTCGCACTGTGGACCACGGGTCTACCAGCCGCCAACATGGAGACCGGCGCGTGGGCCGAAGTGGCGGGGTTGCTGGGAGGCGACTGGTTGCGCGGGTTTCTGGTTATCGGCGGAATGCTCAGCGCCTTCGGCATGTTTAATTCACTGGTGATGAGCTACTCGCGGCTCCCCTATGCGATGGCGCTCGATGGCATGGCGCCACGCGTGTTCGCGCGCGTGAATGCCAAAACCCGTATTCCGTGGGTCTCTGTTGTGGTGTTGGCCATCGCGTGGTCGCTGTGCCTGGGCCTGGGATTTGAGCGGCTGATCACACTGGACATTCTTCTCTACGGCGCCAGCCTGGTCCTCGAGTTCGTGGCGCTGGCCGTTCTGCGTGTGCGGGAGCCGAACTTGACGCGTCCATTTCGCGTCCCCGGCGGACTGGTGGGCGCCGTCGCCATCGGAATTCTTCCGACTGCGCTGTTGACGTTCTCCGTGATTCAAAGCGAGCGCGAAGAAGTGCTGGGCATGAATGGGCTGCTCTTTGGTGTTCTGATCATGCTGAGTGGAGTACTGGTCTATAGCATCGCGCGATTCTGCCGGCGTCGTAGCGAACCCGCTCCCGAGCTTGGTGTGGACTAG
- a CDS encoding class II aldolase/adducin family protein, whose protein sequence is MAVTGTAIATLAGKSLQALVQQPSVAAAPVSAGPAAAELIEDLVAANRILASEGVLDGFGHVSVRHDKNPLRYLISRSLAPALVTSADILEYDLDSRAVDARGQAEYSEVFIHGEIYKARPDIKAIVHNHSPAVIPFSVTGIPIRPIYHMSAFIGGGVPVFDIRKEMKEDTDMLIRTQARGSALARVLGKHPATLLRGHGCVVVADNVKLATFNSYYLQTNAALQLEAMGISSEVTYLTDAESARVMTDLWGKGRYTRAWDMWKQKAMAK, encoded by the coding sequence ATGGCTGTTACCGGCACGGCGATCGCCACGCTGGCGGGGAAATCCTTGCAGGCCTTGGTACAGCAGCCCTCCGTTGCTGCCGCTCCAGTCTCAGCCGGGCCCGCTGCGGCGGAGTTGATCGAGGACCTGGTCGCCGCCAACCGGATTCTAGCCAGCGAAGGCGTGCTCGATGGTTTTGGGCACGTCAGCGTGCGGCATGACAAGAATCCGCTGCGCTACCTCATTTCACGCTCACTGGCCCCTGCGCTGGTAACGTCCGCTGACATTCTGGAATACGATCTGGATAGCCGCGCCGTGGACGCGCGCGGACAGGCCGAGTACTCCGAAGTTTTCATACACGGCGAGATTTACAAGGCGCGTCCGGATATTAAGGCCATCGTCCACAATCATTCCCCCGCCGTGATTCCCTTCAGCGTAACCGGCATTCCCATCCGCCCCATCTACCACATGAGCGCATTCATCGGCGGAGGCGTGCCGGTCTTCGACATCCGCAAGGAGATGAAGGAGGACACCGACATGCTGATCCGCACGCAGGCCCGAGGCAGCGCTCTGGCGCGCGTGCTGGGCAAGCATCCCGCCACGCTGCTGCGCGGACACGGCTGCGTGGTGGTGGCCGACAACGTCAAGCTGGCCACCTTCAACAGCTACTACCTGCAAACCAACGCCGCGCTGCAACTGGAAGCCATGGGCATCAGCTCCGAAGTAACGTATCTAACTGACGCCGAGTCCGCGCGCGTGATGACCGACCTGTGGGGCAAGGGCCGCTACACCCGCGCCTGGGACATGTGGAAGCAAAAGGCCATGGCGAAGTAG
- a CDS encoding N-acetyltransferase: MQLETNHLILRDCVEDDWLRVREYRSEVSYLRYHTEETSSEERAREFVRMVTDWAAEQPRQKFQLATTRASDGVLIGSCGVRIASPEDREAEFGCELDPREWGNGLGAEASRAIIDYGFRMLGMHRIWAHTIGDNLAAVKLAERMGMRQEGRLRESRFFKGRWWDRVIYSVLEQDWHP; encoded by the coding sequence ATGCAACTGGAAACGAATCACTTAATCCTGCGCGATTGTGTCGAGGACGATTGGCTCCGGGTGCGGGAGTACCGCTCTGAGGTGAGCTATCTTCGCTACCACACTGAGGAAACGTCGAGCGAGGAACGCGCCCGCGAGTTTGTCCGGATGGTGACGGACTGGGCCGCCGAGCAGCCCCGCCAGAAGTTTCAACTGGCCACTACGCGCGCATCCGATGGCGTGCTCATAGGGAGTTGCGGCGTGCGCATCGCCTCGCCAGAGGACCGCGAGGCGGAATTCGGATGCGAGCTTGATCCGCGCGAATGGGGAAATGGTTTGGGGGCGGAGGCCAGCCGCGCCATAATCGATTACGGCTTTCGAATGCTAGGGATGCACCGCATCTGGGCGCACACCATCGGCGACAATCTGGCCGCAGTGAAACTCGCTGAGCGCATGGGCATGCGTCAGGAAGGCCGTCTCCGAGAGAGCCGATTTTTCAAGGGTCGCTGGTGGGATCGTGTGATCTATTCCGTTCTGGAGCAGGACTGGCATCCGTAA
- a CDS encoding nitrite/sulfite reductase, translated as MSEMNIQTSATLTERWAHLPAATREEIDVFEAELRRFQAGQMPEKVFTEFRLRNGVYGQRQNGVQMLRIKIPMGMMTTRQLEVLADLSEEYADGISHITTRQDIQYHYMDINDAPNAFRRLAEVGITTKEACGNVVRNVTACPQSGVCSDETFDVTAYAQGMAYFMLRHPDAQSFGRKFKIAFSGCDDHACGLAMMHDLGAIAAVREVNGKKEKGFKVYLGGGLGAIPHQAKLYSDFVPADELLPLMQAVSRVFARLGEKKNRAKARMKFLIAKLGMDEFAKLVREEREKLPLDPRWKEYQAEAEKFNEKPLRPAAQLDLTAADAEFSKWHATNVQPQAQAGYSMVTVSLPLGDISAWQLRSLAGVCRRYVGDAVRATVDQNLLIRWVPSGDLMAFYNELKKLDLADAGGNSLGHVTACPGTDSCKLGIASSRGLAATLHEKFHNGMSDYATRSDLKIKISGCFNACGQHHIADIGFFGSSRRVGSHVAPIFQIVLGGSTKGNAQSFGLSVGKASAKDVPEVVKTLTDLYTAERTGSETFAEYMQRVGKAHIKKSVDHFDKLPDYSEKPEYYQDNRQPWDYFMTTGVGECAGEVVTQSEFMLEDADRHLFDAGLQLEAGKREAAATTAFTAMKCAADGLLATRGLLLSDQYNTVGEFKKLFADAGEFLPMCADYFFRAAEEGAKNLNEEQAHQRVEEATLFVEEAHGRYARMGGALA; from the coding sequence ATGAGCGAAATGAATATACAAACATCCGCCACGCTGACCGAGCGCTGGGCGCACCTGCCGGCGGCGACGCGCGAAGAGATTGACGTCTTCGAGGCGGAGCTGCGGCGGTTCCAGGCTGGGCAGATGCCGGAGAAGGTGTTCACTGAGTTTCGTCTGCGCAACGGCGTCTATGGGCAGCGCCAGAACGGCGTGCAGATGCTGCGCATTAAGATCCCCATGGGCATGATGACCACACGGCAGTTGGAGGTGCTGGCCGACCTCTCGGAAGAGTACGCCGACGGCATCAGCCACATCACCACGCGCCAGGACATTCAGTATCATTACATGGACATCAACGACGCGCCCAACGCGTTTCGCCGCCTCGCTGAAGTGGGCATCACCACCAAGGAGGCCTGCGGCAACGTGGTGCGCAACGTGACGGCGTGCCCGCAGTCGGGCGTCTGCTCGGATGAGACGTTTGATGTAACCGCCTACGCGCAGGGCATGGCCTACTTCATGCTGCGCCACCCCGACGCGCAGAGCTTTGGGCGCAAGTTCAAGATCGCCTTCTCCGGCTGCGACGACCACGCCTGCGGCCTGGCCATGATGCACGATCTCGGCGCCATCGCCGCCGTGCGCGAAGTGAACGGCAAGAAGGAAAAAGGCTTCAAGGTGTACCTTGGTGGCGGACTCGGCGCCATCCCGCATCAGGCCAAGCTGTACTCCGACTTTGTTCCCGCCGATGAGCTGCTGCCGCTGATGCAGGCCGTGTCGCGCGTCTTTGCGCGGCTGGGCGAGAAGAAGAATCGCGCCAAGGCGCGCATGAAGTTTCTGATCGCCAAACTCGGCATGGACGAGTTCGCTAAGCTGGTGCGCGAGGAGCGCGAGAAGTTGCCGCTTGATCCGCGCTGGAAAGAGTATCAGGCAGAGGCTGAGAAGTTTAATGAGAAACCGTTGCGCCCAGCAGCGCAGTTGGATCTGACCGCTGCCGACGCTGAATTTTCAAAGTGGCACGCGACCAACGTACAGCCGCAGGCCCAGGCGGGTTATTCAATGGTAACGGTGTCGCTGCCGCTGGGCGACATCTCGGCGTGGCAATTGCGCTCGCTCGCCGGCGTCTGCCGCCGGTATGTAGGCGACGCGGTGCGCGCCACGGTGGATCAGAATCTGCTGATCCGCTGGGTGCCGAGCGGTGACTTGATGGCGTTCTACAACGAGTTGAAGAAGCTTGATCTAGCCGATGCCGGCGGCAACTCGCTCGGTCACGTTACGGCTTGCCCCGGCACGGATTCGTGCAAGCTGGGCATCGCCTCCTCGCGCGGCCTCGCCGCAACGCTGCACGAGAAATTCCACAACGGTATGAGTGACTACGCCACAAGGTCCGATCTGAAGATCAAGATCAGCGGCTGCTTCAACGCCTGCGGCCAGCATCACATCGCCGACATTGGATTTTTCGGCTCCAGCCGCCGCGTCGGCTCGCACGTCGCGCCTATCTTCCAGATCGTGCTCGGCGGCTCGACCAAAGGCAACGCACAGTCGTTCGGATTGTCGGTGGGCAAGGCCTCGGCGAAGGATGTTCCTGAAGTGGTGAAGACGCTGACGGACCTCTACACCGCCGAGCGCACAGGCAGCGAGACGTTCGCGGAGTATATGCAGCGCGTGGGCAAGGCGCACATCAAGAAGTCCGTGGATCACTTTGACAAGCTGCCCGACTACTCGGAGAAGCCGGAGTATTATCAGGACAACCGCCAGCCCTGGGACTACTTCATGACCACGGGCGTCGGCGAGTGCGCCGGCGAAGTGGTGACGCAATCCGAGTTCATGCTGGAGGACGCCGACCGCCACCTTTTCGACGCCGGCCTGCAACTGGAAGCCGGGAAGCGCGAAGCAGCCGCCACGACCGCCTTCACCGCGATGAAGTGCGCCGCCGACGGACTGCTTGCCACGCGCGGTCTGCTGCTCTCCGATCAGTACAACACCGTCGGCGAGTTCAAGAAACTGTTTGCCGACGCCGGCGAGTTTCTGCCCATGTGCGCTGATTATTTTTTCCGCGCTGCCGAAGAAGGCGCGAAAAATCTGAACGAAGAGCAGGCGCACCAGCGCGTGGAAGAAGCCACGCTGTTCGTGGAAGAAGCGCACGGACGCTACGCCCGCATGGGCGGCGCGCTCGCGTAG
- a CDS encoding M20/M25/M40 family metallo-hydrolase, translating to MLFAKLIPLIMFCATLSPIARGQTLPDFAKARDEAVQRLQELIRIDTSNPPGNETKVAEYLKAILDKEGIPSEIVALEPARGSLIARLKGNGKKKPLLLMAHTDVVGVERDKWRVDPFAGVIQDGYVYGRGATDDKDDVAAMLQAVLLLHRQKIPLDRDIIFLGAAGEEGGAPVGVLYLVGKHFPKIEAEFAINEGGTTDVRNGNVRYVAIQTAEKLPRGIRVVARGFPGHGSRPRMDNPVYRLAAAITRIAEYQPPMRLNETTRVFFQRMAGISSPEEARQFRLLEDPVEGPKVQETFRRSTNLSHLTYNSMLRDSISPNIIKGGFRFNVIPGEAEARLDVRLLPGQTREDLMAQLKRVIDDPSVELIPEDDASPMAPSSPSRLDEELFQALERAQKIVFPSAVTTPTMSTSATDSSHLRSRGIPVFGISPPATDESREGVHGNNERVSVEGMGQYVEFIYRAVVDVAAAK from the coding sequence ATGTTATTCGCCAAATTGATTCCACTAATTATGTTTTGCGCCACGCTATCACCCATCGCCCGAGGGCAAACACTACCGGACTTTGCCAAGGCCCGTGATGAAGCCGTCCAGCGCCTGCAGGAACTCATTCGCATTGACACCAGCAACCCGCCGGGCAACGAGACCAAAGTCGCCGAGTATTTGAAGGCCATCCTCGACAAGGAAGGCATCCCGTCGGAGATCGTCGCGCTCGAACCGGCGCGCGGCAGTCTGATCGCTCGGCTCAAGGGCAATGGAAAGAAGAAGCCGCTCCTTCTGATGGCGCATACCGACGTGGTGGGCGTCGAGCGAGATAAGTGGCGTGTCGATCCCTTTGCGGGCGTGATTCAGGACGGCTATGTCTACGGCCGCGGTGCGACAGATGATAAGGATGATGTGGCTGCTATGCTGCAAGCCGTGCTGTTATTGCATCGCCAAAAAATCCCGCTTGATCGGGACATTATTTTCCTGGGCGCGGCGGGTGAAGAGGGTGGGGCGCCGGTAGGTGTGTTGTATCTGGTCGGGAAACATTTTCCGAAAATCGAAGCGGAGTTCGCGATCAATGAAGGCGGCACAACCGACGTGCGCAACGGGAACGTCCGGTACGTCGCAATTCAAACCGCCGAGAAGCTCCCGCGAGGAATTCGTGTTGTGGCGCGAGGCTTCCCGGGGCATGGATCAAGGCCACGCATGGATAATCCAGTCTACCGGTTGGCGGCGGCGATCACACGCATCGCAGAATATCAGCCGCCCATGAGACTTAATGAAACCACGCGAGTATTCTTCCAGCGGATGGCCGGCATCAGTTCGCCGGAGGAAGCGCGCCAATTCAGGCTCCTGGAAGACCCCGTGGAGGGTCCGAAAGTTCAGGAGACATTCCGGCGCAGCACCAATCTCTCTCACTTGACCTATAATTCCATGTTGCGAGACAGCATCTCCCCGAACATCATCAAGGGAGGATTTCGCTTTAATGTCATTCCGGGCGAGGCCGAAGCCAGGCTCGACGTGCGGTTGCTGCCGGGACAGACTCGGGAAGACCTGATGGCGCAACTCAAGCGTGTGATCGACGATCCCTCGGTGGAGTTGATCCCCGAAGACGATGCTTCCCCCATGGCCCCAAGTTCTCCGTCGCGATTGGACGAAGAACTTTTTCAGGCTTTAGAGCGGGCGCAGAAAATCGTGTTCCCCTCGGCGGTTACGACCCCGACGATGAGCACCTCCGCAACGGACTCCTCGCATCTCCGCTCCAGAGGTATACCCGTCTTCGGGATTAGCCCGCCGGCGACCGACGAAAGTCGGGAAGGGGTTCACGGCAATAACGAGCGAGTGTCAGTTGAGGGTATGGGCCAGTATGTCGAGTTTATCTATCGGGCGGTTGTGGATGTGGCTGCGGCCAAATAA
- a CDS encoding M20/M25/M40 family metallo-hydrolase — MKRMICLGFLNLLLTTTLNAQTAPDFAKAKDEAVKRLQEMIRIDTSNPPGNETKLAQYLKALLDKEGIASEILEKEPGRGNLLARINGNGSKKPLLLMGHADVVGVEREKWTVPPFDGIIKDGYVYGRGAYDDKGGITSMLQVFLMLHRQKIPLDRDIIFLAEAGEEAGGGVGIEFLIESHWPKIEAEFALNEGAEILMKDGKVRYVGVATSEKLVRRIKLTARGISGHGSMPRVDNPIVHLAAAVQKIGTYQPPLRFNDITKTFFERLARVSPPEEAYIYSHLDDPVVGSMAQEKLRHTNTLYNSMLRTSIAPTMIKGGFRENVIPADAEVIVDVRALPDENMPAFIENLRRMIDDPAVEITPIGDHTTVTPPSRIDTDLFRALEKAQATVFPGAVTLPMMLTGGTDSAPLRLKGVQAYGIDPVVSEEEIARMHGNDERVPIEGIGKFVEILYRAVVEVAGKQ; from the coding sequence ATGAAACGGATGATTTGCCTGGGTTTCTTGAATTTGCTGCTGACGACGACGCTTAACGCACAAACCGCGCCCGATTTCGCCAAGGCGAAGGACGAGGCGGTCAAGCGGTTGCAGGAGATGATTCGCATCGACACCAGCAATCCCCCGGGCAATGAGACGAAGCTCGCGCAATATCTGAAAGCGTTGCTCGACAAGGAGGGCATCGCCTCGGAGATTCTGGAGAAGGAGCCGGGACGGGGCAATTTGCTGGCGCGGATCAATGGCAATGGGAGCAAGAAGCCGCTGCTGCTGATGGGGCACGCCGATGTGGTGGGCGTCGAGCGCGAGAAGTGGACCGTGCCGCCGTTCGATGGAATCATCAAGGACGGCTACGTCTATGGGCGCGGCGCGTATGACGACAAGGGCGGCATCACCAGCATGTTGCAGGTGTTCCTGATGCTGCATCGCCAGAAGATTCCGCTCGACCGCGACATTATTTTTTTGGCCGAGGCGGGCGAAGAGGCCGGCGGCGGCGTGGGCATAGAGTTTCTGATCGAAAGTCACTGGCCGAAGATCGAAGCGGAGTTCGCGCTGAACGAGGGCGCGGAGATTCTGATGAAGGACGGCAAGGTCCGTTATGTGGGCGTGGCCACCAGCGAGAAGTTGGTGCGGCGCATCAAGCTGACCGCGCGCGGGATATCCGGCCACGGCTCGATGCCGCGCGTCGACAATCCTATCGTTCATCTGGCCGCGGCAGTGCAGAAGATCGGAACCTACCAGCCGCCGCTTCGATTCAACGACATTACCAAGACATTCTTCGAGCGGCTGGCAAGAGTAAGTCCGCCGGAAGAAGCTTATATTTACTCACATTTGGATGATCCAGTGGTGGGTTCGATGGCTCAGGAGAAACTTCGCCACACCAATACTTTGTATAACTCGATGCTGCGAACCTCCATCGCGCCGACGATGATCAAAGGCGGGTTCCGCGAGAACGTGATTCCCGCTGACGCGGAAGTGATTGTGGATGTGCGCGCGCTGCCGGACGAAAATATGCCGGCGTTCATTGAGAATCTGCGCCGCATGATTGACGATCCGGCTGTCGAGATCACTCCAATTGGCGATCACACCACAGTTACTCCGCCCTCGCGCATCGACACGGACCTGTTCCGCGCGCTGGAGAAGGCGCAAGCCACCGTATTTCCTGGCGCGGTTACCCTGCCGATGATGCTGACCGGCGGCACCGACTCCGCGCCGCTAAGATTGAAGGGCGTGCAGGCCTACGGCATAGACCCCGTTGTTTCAGAGGAAGAGATCGCGCGAATGCACGGCAACGACGAGCGCGTTCCGATAGAGGGCATCGGAAAGTTTGTGGAGATACTCTATCGCGCGGTGGTAGAAGTAGCGGGAAAGCAATGA